The DNA segment CTTGGATACAACAAGAAACAACTTCCACCAACCAAACTACCTGTCGCTAAAAACACTTCTCCACAATATTTCCATGTGCCTTGACCATATATCATCAACCAGCCGGCATAGATACAAATGGTGCAATAGTACATTGGTACCCAAGCCGTTAAAATAGCCGCATTGCCAATACGGAAGTTAAAGTATATTTTTATAATTTCTAAAATAGTCAATAAAACAATTAAATTATGAATGATGTTTTCAATTTGCTTATAAGGTAACTGTAAAGTTTTCTTTAATGCTATGGTAACACCAATAATTGTCATTGCAAGTAACAGCCAATGCCCCCAAGAAAACATACCGGCAGCCTCATAAGTTCCTCTTGGTGCCACAAACATTCCCCAACATTTCATTAAAAATTCCATCATTTCATATCCTCAATTCTAAGCTTCCGATCATGAACAACTGCTTGCCATTCAATCTTTTTACGGAATAAATTCAAGACAATCAGTAATATAAACAAAAAGATAAACCCGGGGAAAAAAACCATTCCTTTCCAAAGTTCTACCAGCTTTGAGCCATTCTTTCGAATCGCAAAAGACCATACTATCAGCATCAAGCCATAGGCTACTAACAAAATCCAAAGAATGGATTTCCCTAACCACCGGGCAAAGCCGGCTTGTAAAAAATACATTCCAATTACTATCGCAAAAAATAAAACCACGATTAATGGGAAAACCAATATCACCACCATATCCAAGCAGCTTAAAGAACGATGAATCACCGTTTCTTTTAATAATTGCCAAGTATATTTTCGCATACATTGTAATTGCCCAAACACCCAACGTTTTAATTGAATCCAAGCGGTTTTTAGCTTAGCCGGATATTCATCATAAACAAAAGCTTCATGCACATAACCAATCTTTTCACCATGTAGTAGAGCTATCGTGCTTAATTCAATATCTTCGGTCAATAATTCAGCCGAAAAACCATAGTCTTTTAAGAAAGATTTTTCCATCATCCAAGCTGTACCATTTAAAGAAGCACTATGTCCTTCTTGCACGTGAGCATGATTAAACACCATATTTTGTAAAATATAAAACACTTCATAACAAGAGGTTAACCAATTATCCTGAACATTTTTACCTGTTCTTCTACCTTGGTATAGTCGGTAACCTTGTCCATAAGCGCGGTTCATATTCTCTAAAAAATGAGCATCAACTAAATTGTCTGCATCAAAAATAATATAAGCTTCTATCTCTTGATTGGTATCTAATTTTTCAAAAGCCACTTTTAATACATCCGCTTTAGAATGCACCGGGCGATCCATACTAATCCTCTTCGCCCCTTTACTTAAAGCAATCTCTTCAGTACGGTCTTGGCTATTATTGACCAAGACATAAATATCATAAGCCTCCTTTGGATAATTCTGTTTTTGAAGTGATTCAATCAGGGGACCAATCACCACTTCTTCATTCCGAGCCGGAATTAAAAGAGCAAAATGGTGATATATTTCTGTCTTTGGATAAACTCTAAAAGCCTTTCCTAAGGAAATGAAAAAGGTATATAGAAAATACAACAACACAGCTAGTACGATCATCCAAAATATCATTTTCTTTCCTTTCTAGTCTTCTTTAAGACCAATCTCTTTTTGTACAATTTGAATATAAGTTTGTAAAAAATGAATGGCTGCTAAACGATCTTTTTCATCCACCTTCGCAAAGGATCGTCTTTCTGCCTTCAGTACCGGTCGAACAATGGATTCACCGAACTTTTTTCCTTCTTCGGTTAGTCGAATAACTTTTTTCTGCTTATTTTTAATGTCTACTTCTAAACTGATTTGCCCTTTCGATACCATTCGATTGACAATCGAGTGAATGGTTTGTTTGGATAAAGACCACATCGACACAAGCTCTTGTTGGCGAACTGCTTCATCAGAAGTAATTAAGGTATACCATACCCAAAATTCATTTTCGGATATACCGGTTTGGGAAACAGCGCTTCGATAAATCCCCATGATCTCCTTAATACTATGATTCATGATAGACAGTTGTTCTTGTATCTTTTTATCCATATCTTCCCCTATTGTACACGTCCATATTAGTCTGATTTCGGACTATAGTCAATAATAACCTCATCTCTGAGGTTATTGTTCTAAAAAGGAGTGTTCATATTGAATTCCTTTTTCAACTTGTTTACGTGCATCTAAACCAACACATCTTTCAATAATCGCTAAAGCAAAATCAATGGTAGCTCCCATTCCTCTTCCGGTGATTATATTGCCATCTTGAGCAATTAAACTTTGTTGGTACTCACCAGCAAAACGTTCTTCCTCAAAGCCTGGATAGCAAGTATACTTCTTGCCTTTTAATAAACCCAGATGGCCTAAAATAGAAGGTGCCGCACAAATGGCGCAAATGAATCTTCCTTGTTCAAAGTGTTTTTGAATCGCCTTTTTTAATTCTTCATTGGCTTCCAAATTCATAGTCCCCAGCTTTCCACCAGGCAGAATTAGAATATCGTATTCCTCTATCTTTGTTTCTTTAAATAAAACATTGGCTTGAACCGCTACTTTATGCGAACTTTCAACCTTTAAATTCTCATTCATGGATACCATATCAATACACATACCGGCTCTTCTTAATAAATCAACGGTAATTAAGGCTTCACATGTTTCAAAGCCATTGGCTAAAAAAATAGCTGTTTTCATATCCATTCCTCCTTTGTATTTATTATTTATCTTGCAAAGCTATTTTTTCAAGTGCATTATTCTAACAAACAAGAAAACAGACCTAAAGCGGATGAAGAAGAGAGGGTATGATTTATCTTTATTGACTGATATTCTAAACCTTCCGGCAACTGGAAAGCCATTGCCGGAAAAGAATAAAGACCATACTTTAACCGGAAATTTCAAAGAGTATAGGGAGTATCATATTGCTCCGGATTGGCTTTTAATTTATGAAATTTTCGATGGTGAGTTGATTTTGTACTTAACACGAACAGGAACACATAGTGACTTGTTCTAGTTGAAAAACAAAGTGGAGTCATTCCACTTTTTCATTTGAAAATTTTTAAAAAATAAATTTATTTTGCAAGAAGAAAGAGAAAAAATGAAAGAAGAAAAGAAAAACCGGGATGGCTAAGTCCGGTGCAATACAGGCTTAGACTCTTGGCTGCATAAAAATAGCGGAGCGGCCATACAAACTGCTACGCTAAAAAAGTCTAACTTTTGGGGGTCACATCACTTCGACAGACCTTTTCGATAAAACTATTTTACTTTTTTTACGTATTTTGCCATTTCTTTTCCAGCTAATCCACCTGAAGATAAGGACGTACCAAATGCGGCTCCTTCATTATCATAGTATGGCGTTGTGAATGCACTGCCTGCATCAACACCAGCTGCGTATAATCCTGGAATAGCTTTGAAATCAGCCTTGATAACACGAAGTTGATCATCCACCTTTACACCACCAAGGGTTCCCCATGCACTAGATTGATATTGAAAGGCATAGAATGGACCTTTTGAAATGGGCGTCATAAAGTAAGAACTCTTATAGAACATGGTATCTTTCTTATTAGTAGCCATCTTGTTATAAGTGTTTACTGTCTTTGTAAGATTAGGCATATTAACCTTCTTTGCCAGTTCTTCAATTGTGTCCGCTTTGAATGCCCAGCCTTGTTTGATTGCCTTATCTAACTGTTCACCTTTCGCTTTTAAAACCTTGCCTTTTTGGGTCATTTTACCAACATACCAGCCTTCCGGTTTACCTAAATATTCATAAACACCAACAGAACTCATACCATTTAAGTAATCTTGGTCAATAATGGAGTAGAAATAACCTTGGCGAAGTGTTTCTTCTCCACCGGCCAATGGTTTCGTTGCCATAATTTCTTCATTCATGAAACGATCACCATTACCATTTACTAATAAACCGCCATAGATAGCGTATTTAAGATTATCATTCTTTCGCCAGCCTTCACTCTTTTCATTTTCACCGGCAAATTCATTGAAGATAAGAGAGAAAGAATTCTTTTCCTCAACCCCACCGGCTTCTTTTGCCATAGCAAGACCATCGCCGGTACTTAATGTACTACCCAATGGAACAACACCAACATGACCAAATTTCTCTGCTAAAAGCTTTTTATTACCAAGGTATCCACCAGTCGACAATAAAACCGCTTTAGCTTTCACTTCAACCGGTGCTCCAGTGGATGTTTTTCCCTTAATACCGGTCACAATACCCTTATCATTTAGTACAACATGCTCTCCAGTTGTATTAAATAAGAATTTTCCACCTTGTTTTTCAACATAGTTTTGAATGAACTTAAAACGACCTTCTCCCTTTTCTTCTAACTTCAAGCGAGCACGGAAACCGGCACCGTAGTTATCCGGACGAAGTGTAGCCTTCAAACCCATCTTCACCATATCATCAATCAGTGGTCCACCTTCTTCAACGACTTTCTTCAACAATAAAGCGTTGACTGTTCCCCTAGACCAAGCATATTGTTTCTTAAATAATGTTTCCACGGAAACTTCTTGCTTTTCAGCAGCTTGTACTTTATTAGAAGCCGTTGCAGGACCACCGGCAATTGCTCCATTACTAAAGCCAATAGATGATGCCTTTTCTACCACCAATACTTTCACCCCTGCTTGCGTTGCACGCAAAGCGGCCGATAAGCCGGCCGCACCTGCTCCAACAATAACAATATCCGCTTCGTATTTTTGCGTTTCTTTCTTCGTGGCTGATTGCTTTCCGGTAAATGTATCATCAGAACCGCCAGCTTGTTTTACAGTATCCTTAACCGCATTAATAATCGCATTGCTTGTTATAGTAGCACCAGAAACAGTATCCACCTCTACTGATTGTTTCTTAACAATTTCTTCCGGAATTTTCTTTAATGCTCCGGCAGCGATATCCGGAGTTTCTTGTTGCTGTTTTACCTTAACGGATTTAATGGATGATGTATCAAATTCAACTTCCACCGTAACATTTCCATTCTTGCCCTTGGCAGATGCTGAGTAAGTACCTGCTTTTAGGCTTACAGATGCTTTTTTACTAGTGCAAGCCACAAGAAGTGTCGCAACCAGAAAGGTTGTAAGCACACGTTTAAAACCGTTCTTCATTTCTTATCCTCCTCTATAGAACTGTATTATTCTATCAAAATTACAGTCTACGTGTAAGTAAAATCGTATCTCTAACAAAGCAGTTCATTTTCAACTAATAGATGATGGGATTCAGGCTTTTTATTATTGCCTGTATAAAACTCGGATAGCCCATTGAAGGCAATCGTTGCTTACTTTCCTTAATATATTTCCCCAGATATAAAAAGTGGCTATAGCCACTTCTGATTTCTACTTATTTTCTGCTAAATATTGCTTAATCGCTTCCTTTTGAGTTGGATTAGATGGACGACAACGACTTACATCAATTTCTCCATTCACCAACATTTGTGCCATCGCATCACAACCGGGCGTTCCACATGCTCCACAATTTAAACCTGGAAGAAGAGCCCGAACATCCTCTACCCGTGTATCCACTTCAACCGCAAACTTCTTTGAAGCAAAAGATAAGATGACTCCTATTAAAGCTCCTAAAACAATCATCGAAACCGTTGGATAAACAAATTCCATATTACTTACCTTCCTCTACCTTATTCTCTTTGTATAAATTTCGTATTTCACAATCCAACAAACCACAAGCTTCACAATCCGGCTTCATATTTTCACAATCCTTTGGAACGGGTGTTTTACGATTAGCCCTTAATAGCCAAACATTCAAAGCCACTAATCCAACTGCGATTGAAGCGGTAATCATTCCTGCCGGCATTAAACTAAACCTGCCAAAGCCGAGAACGCAACTGCCATAATAGCTGCACAAATCATGGCGATTGGATTGCCTTGGAATGCCTTTGGTACATCATTTTGTTGAAGACGGGTACGAATAGTTGAGAAAATCAGTAACATCAACGCAAAGCCGGATGGAATCGCAATCGAATTGACCATGGTATGCACTAAATCATATGCTTGGCTAATGTTATTTTGCGCCACATATAAAACGGCACAGTTCGTTGTAATCAAAGGAAGATAGATACCTAAGCTCTTATACAAAGATGGTGCACTCTTCTTAATAAACAATTCCACAAATTGAACAAAGGCGGCGATTAATAAGATAAAAGTAATCAATTCCATGTATTCAATATGAAGTGGAACTAATACATAATGATAAATCGTCCAAGAAATAATGGATGATCCAAAAATAACGAAGATAACCGCAACACCCATTCCTAAAGCCGATTCCATCTTAGTTGAAACACCCATAAAAGGACACATACCCAAGAATTTCGTTAGGATGATATTGTTGATAAATAAACCACTAATCAATAAAGTAAATAAGTCCATATTTATTTACCTCTCTTTTCTTGTAGAGTTAACTTATTTTTATAGTTGGCAACTAATGCCGCTAGACAAGCAAAGGTGATAAATGCCCCAAACTGTTCCGTAAATAATGGAATCTCAAATCCGGTCGGAATCAATTGAAGATTAAAAATCAACCGGTCATTAAATGGATTGCTTAACGATAAAGCACCCGTTCCAACAATTTGGCGAATGAAAGCCATACACAATAAAGCACCTGTATAAGCCAAGCCCATTTGGAAACCATCTTTAATAGAATCAACGACATTATTCTTACAAGCAAAGGCTTCGGCACGACCTAAAATAATACAGTTTACTGTAATTAAGTCTAAGAAAGCCCCTAAAGCTGTAAATAAAGTTGGTGTAAATGCGTGCATCAACATCGATAACACCGTTACTAAAGTCGCAATAATCGTGATGTAGACAGGAATATGAATATCATCGGGAGTAATATTACGAACCAATGATACCAACATATTGGATAACACTAACACAAAGATAACACCAATACCCATACCAAGCGCATTATTCAAACTCGTGGAAATCGCTAATACTGAACACAAGCCAAGATACATGCTAAATACAGGGTTATCGCTAATTAAACGACCGAAGAATCCTTGTTTTTTAACTTGTTTTTCACTCATAATCCCTCCTATTTACTTGCCTCTTGTAAAGCTTTATAAACCATTGCCTTTAACGCATTGGAGCTAAGGGTCGCTCCACTTGTGGCATCAATCGTTGAATCCATTGTCGCCGCTTCATATTTCTTTAGCTCTGTTGCTTCCGTTGCCTTATCGCCAACCCCTTCTGTATCCCCGAAGGAATCCACAACAACATTCTTTACTTTATTTCCTTCAAGCGTGATTGTTGCTTTTGAAACACCTTCAAAGCCTTTGGCTTCACAAGCATACACTCCTTTACTCTTCTTTGTACACTTCGCTTCATTACTACTGAAATCACTATCCTTTAAAGCTTTGACTTTTGGCTTTTCAGCTTCCTTCGGCTTCGCATTTGGATCATAACGAATGCCCTTAGCTTCATTAAAGACTGCCTTGGCTGCGTTAAATCCATCACTAACACCTGCCGTCGTTACCGTTGCTCCGGAAATTAATTCCACTGAATCCTTAGAAGTTAATTTCTTCATCTTTTCAACATAGTCTGAATCAAAAGCCTTTGAACCCTTACCTTTGGTTTCATTTTCTTCAATAGCACTATACCCGGCAACCGTCCCATCGTTATTAAAGCCAACAATAAAAGTAAAACCATCCGCATTATAGCCTTTTACTTTTAAAGTGAAGGCTAAACCTTTATCTTTTGCTTCATAAACACCTGTGATTAAACCCGTTTTATCCTTAGCCAAATATTGCGAACTCACATCTGAAAACGTAGCACCTGACCAAATTTTTTCTAAAGTAGACTTAACCGACGCAATCGCATTTTCCGCAATCTTTGGTGCAGTTAGCGCATTGATAAGTGATAACACAAAGCCACATATAGCACACAAGGCTACTAATAGGACTGTCTTATAAACACTTGAAAACTCTTTTTTCTTCATAATCCCTCCTATTTACTTGCCTCTTGTAAAGCTTTATAAACCATTGCCTTTAACGCATTGGAGGTAAGGGTCGCTCCACTTGTGGCATCAATCGTTGAATCCATTGTCACCGCTTCATATTTCTTTAGCTCTGTTGCTTCCGTTGCCTTATCGCCAACCCCTTCTGTATCCCCGAAGGAATCCACAACAACATTCTTTACTTTATTTCCTTCAAGCGTGATTGTTGCTTTTGAAACACCTTCAAAGCCTTTGGCTTCACAAGCATACACTCCTTTACTCTTCTTTGTACACTTCGCTTCATTACTACTGAAATCACTATCCTTTAAAGCTTTGACTTTTGGCTTTTCCGAAGTCTTTGCTTGCTCAGCTTTTACTTCCTTCGCTTGTAAATTAGCTCCCACTAAAACCGGAACCACCAAACAAACACAAAGCACAATCGCTGTATTACGCCAAATACGCTTGAAATCCTTTACTTGACTACCATCCACCATCTTATCAATCGCAGGTGTTAACATATTCATCAATAAAATTGAGAACAAAGCACCATCTGGTAAATTGGCTTTCCAACGAATCAATAAAGTCAAAGCTGCAGCCCCAAAGGCGAACACATACTTACCGGCCGGACTAACTGGTGAAGTCACAGGATCTGTCAACATAAACACAGCCCCAAACACAACACCACCACCTAAGACATTTACAATCGCAAATTCAAGTGCATTGCCATGAAATAAACCGGTGATAAAACTCATCCCAAAAACCGCTGCTAAATAAGTACAAGTCAAACGCCAATCAATAGCTTTACGGTAAATCAAATAGGCACCAACCAACAAAATACATAGAGCAAAACTAGCACCGATTGTACTGTAATAATTTCCTAATAATAAACCGGTTAAGCCATTGAATTGATTTAGTACCGAATCCAATGCAGAACCACTAATGACCCAACCATGACTAGCCATGGTAGACATTGGTGTTGCCCCCGTTGTGAAATCCGTCGCTACACTTGCCCCAAAAGAATTCATGATAATGGCTTCCGCAAAAGCTGCGGGATTAAAAATATTTTGGCCAAAACCGCCAAAGATTAGCTTACCAAATAAAACCGCAATAACAGTCGCAATAATCAATGCGTAACAGCTCACATTGATACGCGTGATTAAGGCAATAATCAAAGCTGTAATCCAAACATAAGAATGTTTCAAAGACAAGCAAACATCCTTCTTCATCACTTTGAAATAAACTGCTTCCGTTAAAAAGGCACTCACACAAGTAGTGATGGTCATGAAACCAATTCGTAAGCTATAATTCCAACCACTATTAAGACCATACCAAACCATCGCATAGATAAGAACAACAAATAAGCCAAGACTGACATCCATCATAATGCCATCAATTGAACGCTTTGCTCGATAGTTAGGAGCTGAATGAAATGAGAACTTCATAATCTATTTACCTCCCTTAGCCGTTTGAGCAGCCTTCATCTTAGCTCCAACAAAAGTCTTCGCACGACGCATCTTTTCCGTTACATCAATCTTAGAAGGACAAACATAGGTGCATAATCCACATTCAATACAATCCATCGCTCTTAGCTTCACTAGGTGAGCATAATCCACTACTTTATGTTCATCAGCAATACGAACCGGTTCTAAACCCATTGGACAATGATCCACACAAGCACCACATCTCAAACAGTTAACAGCATCGACTTTGACATGTTTCATAACCGTTACACCATTGGTACTTTGTGAAATAGTCCATTGATCATTCGGTACAACACGACCCATCATCGGTCCACCATTAATCAATAAAACATCTTCAATGCCATCTTTCACACCACCAGCCACTTTTAATAATTCACCTGAAGTTGTTCCCACCGGTGCATACATAGTTTGTGGATTTTTAACGGCATCCCCGGAAACCGTCACATACTTATGGGTAATAGGCATACCCGTTACTAAGGCTTTCCCTAAAGCAATGGCAGTATTCGCATTATTGATGATTAAACCAATTTCACTTGGTAAACGATCATAATTCTTCTTTGTTAGTTGATAAGCTAATGTTCTTTCATAACCCATTGGATACACGTCCGGAACGGCCTTGATTTCAACATTTGTTCCGGCAAATGTCTCTTTCAGTTTAGCAATCATGGCTTTCTTATTTTCTTTAATTGCAAGTACCACCTTAGCCGCTTTAGATAATTTACCAAGGGCTAAAACACCTAACTTTAAATCATCCATATTTTCTTCCATAGCTTTGTAGTCAGCTGTTAAGAAAGGTTCACATTCAACTGCATTAATCACTAACATTTCAATGCCATCCACTTTAGTGTATTTCACATACGTTGGAAAGCCGGCACCACCAAGACCCAAAACTCCCGCATTTTTAACGAAGTCCAGTAATTCCTCACGGCTTGCTTTCGTGTAATCAAGAGGCTGGAATGCTTGGGCAGATTCATTTTTATGGTTGTTCACAATATGCAAATGATTGTGCAGACGACCATCCCCTGCTAACATTTTCTTTTCTTCTGTCACTGTACCAGACACCGGTGAGAATACCGGCAGGTAGAAATGATTATTTCTTTCCGCCAACTTTGTACCAATTTTTACTTCCGATCCAATTTCAACACAAACAGTCATGTCTGATGGACCACTGGCGATCGGCACCCATACATCATTAGGGTCAATCGAGTGATTAACATCTACAGATGTCGTTAAATCTTTATGGCCATCCAAATGTCTTTTCATAGGCCCTTTAAAAATCGACATAATATCTCAGTCCTTTCCCCGAATACGCATAACATTATACCACATTTCAACTTTTTGAATGTTGTCTTTCAAAATATGATACACTGATTGCGTATGAAAAAAATTTCTAAAAAAATGCTTATCGCCCTCTTAAGTGTCACCCTGTTCAGTGCTTGTTCCGAAACAAAAATCACAAGCTACAAAAATGTCAGCTATGACTCCGGTTTTGATACCTCGTATGCTTATCTTGAAAATACCAAGAAAACGGAAGCAGAGGCTAAGAAAAATTTCATTGAAAGCAGCAAGCTTCTAAAACATTACAATGAACTCTTCGATATTTATCGTAGCTATAGTGGTATCCATAATCTAAAAACCATCAATGACCAAGCTGGTAAAAAACCGGTTCAAGTTGAACAAGAAATCATTGATTTATTAAAAGAAGCGAAGAAGATGTACGACTTATCCAAGGGTGAATTTGATGTTACCATGGGGGCTACTTTAAAACTTTGGCATCAATACCGAGAAGAAGGAATGGCTCTTAATCAGAAAAAGAAAAGGGGCAATCTGCCAAGTAAAGCTGAATTAGAAGCAACGAAGTCCCATCGTGGTTGGGATAAAATCCAAATTGATGAAGAAAAGAAAACGGTCTTTATCACGGATCCAAAAGTTAGTTTGGATGTTGGTGGTATTGCGAAGGGTTATGCGAGTGAACTGGTAGCGAAAGAATTGGAAAAGCGTGGTGTCCACTCCGGTTATGTGAATGTTGGTAGAAACATTCGTACCATTGGTTCAAAACCAAATAACGAAGCTTGGTCCATTGGTATCACCGATCCGGAAGGTAAACTACCGGGTGGTTTATTAGCTTATAAGAAACAAGGTAATTTCTCCTTTGTGACATCGGGAGATTATGAACGTTATTACATAGCAAGCGATGGTAAAACTTATTCCCATATCATCGATCCAAAAACCTTATTCCCGGCCAATAAATATCGTTCTGTAACCGTATTAACAGCTGACTCCGGTTTGGCTGATGCAATGAGTACAAGCTTATTTACTCTAAGCATTGAAGATGGAAAGAAACTAATTGAAAAAATCAAACAAGAAAGCGGACAAGAAATAAATGCAGTTTGGGTTATGAACCCCGATAAAGTTCAAGATAAGAATTACACCATGGTAGACCAATACGCGATTTCTTATACCGATGGATTAAAAGACCAATTAACTTTCAACCAATAAAAAAGATGCTCTCGTAGAGAACCGTTCCCTACTCAAGCATCTTTTTTCTTCTTACTTATGATCAGCCACTAAGGTATCCGATACAAGCTTACCAA comes from the Bulleidia sp. zg-1006 genome and includes:
- a CDS encoding DJ-1 family glyoxalase III; this translates as MKTAIFLANGFETCEALITVDLLRRAGMCIDMVSMNENLKVESSHKVAVQANVLFKETKIEEYDILILPGGKLGTMNLEANEELKKAIQKHFEQGRFICAICAAPSILGHLGLLKGKKYTCYPGFEEERFAGEYQQSLIAQDGNIITGRGMGATIDFALAIIERCVGLDARKQVEKGIQYEHSFLEQ
- a CDS encoding electron transport complex protein RnfA, with product MDLFTLLISGLFINNIILTKFLGMCPFMGVSTKMESALGMGVAVIFVIFGSSIISWTIYHYVLVPLHIEYMELITFILLIAAFVQFVELFIKKSAPSLYKSLGIYLPLITTNCAVLYVAQNNISQAYDLVHTMVNSIAIPSGFALMLLIFSTIRTRLQQNDVPKAFQGNPIAMICAAIMAVAFSALAGLV
- a CDS encoding RnfABCDGE type electron transport complex subunit D; translated protein: MKFSFHSAPNYRAKRSIDGIMMDVSLGLFVVLIYAMVWYGLNSGWNYSLRIGFMTITTCVSAFLTEAVYFKVMKKDVCLSLKHSYVWITALIIALITRINVSCYALIIATVIAVLFGKLIFGGFGQNIFNPAAFAEAIIMNSFGASVATDFTTGATPMSTMASHGWVISGSALDSVLNQFNGLTGLLLGNYYSTIGASFALCILLVGAYLIYRKAIDWRLTCTYLAAVFGMSFITGLFHGNALEFAIVNVLGGGVVFGAVFMLTDPVTSPVSPAGKYVFAFGAAALTLLIRWKANLPDGALFSILLMNMLTPAIDKMVDGSQVKDFKRIWRNTAIVLCVCLVVPVLVGANLQAKEVKAEQAKTSEKPKVKALKDSDFSSNEAKCTKKSKGVYACEAKGFEGVSKATITLEGNKVKNVVVDSFGDTEGVGDKATEATELKKYEAVTMDSTIDATSGATLTSNALKAMVYKALQEASK
- a CDS encoding MarR family winged helix-turn-helix transcriptional regulator; translated protein: MDKKIQEQLSIMNHSIKEIMGIYRSAVSQTGISENEFWVWYTLITSDEAVRQQELVSMWSLSKQTIHSIVNRMVSKGQISLEVDIKNKQKKVIRLTEEGKKFGESIVRPVLKAERRSFAKVDEKDRLAAIHFLQTYIQIVQKEIGLKED
- a CDS encoding RnfABCDGE type electron transport complex subunit C; the protein is MKRHLDGHKDLTTSVDVNHSIDPNDVWVPIASGPSDMTVCVEIGSEVKIGTKLAERNNHFYLPVFSPVSGTVTEEKKMLAGDGRLHNHLHIVNNHKNESAQAFQPLDYTKASREELLDFVKNAGVLGLGGAGFPTYVKYTKVDGIEMLVINAVECEPFLTADYKAMEENMDDLKLGVLALGKLSKAAKVVLAIKENKKAMIAKLKETFAGTNVEIKAVPDVYPMGYERTLAYQLTKKNYDRLPSEIGLIINNANTAIALGKALVTGMPITHKYVTVSGDAVKNPQTMYAPVGTTSGELLKVAGGVKDGIEDVLLINGGPMMGRVVPNDQWTISQSTNGVTVMKHVKVDAVNCLRCGACVDHCPMGLEPVRIADEHKVVDYAHLVKLRAMDCIECGLCTYVCPSKIDVTEKMRRAKTFVGAKMKAAQTAKGGK
- a CDS encoding (Fe-S)-binding protein translates to MEFVYPTVSMIVLGALIGVILSFASKKFAVEVDTRVEDVRALLPGLNCGACGTPGCDAMAQMLVNGEIDVSRCRPSNPTQKEAIKQYLAENK
- the rsxE gene encoding electron transport complex subunit RsxE is translated as MSEKQVKKQGFFGRLISDNPVFSMYLGLCSVLAISTSLNNALGMGIGVIFVLVLSNMLVSLVRNITPDDIHIPVYITIIATLVTVLSMLMHAFTPTLFTALGAFLDLITVNCIILGRAEAFACKNNVVDSIKDGFQMGLAYTGALLCMAFIRQIVGTGALSLSNPFNDRLIFNLQLIPTGFEIPLFTEQFGAFITFACLAALVANYKNKLTLQEKRGK
- a CDS encoding glycosyltransferase family 2 protein translates to MIFWMIVLAVLLYFLYTFFISLGKAFRVYPKTEIYHHFALLIPARNEEVVIGPLIESLQKQNYPKEAYDIYVLVNNSQDRTEEIALSKGAKRISMDRPVHSKADVLKVAFEKLDTNQEIEAYIIFDADNLVDAHFLENMNRAYGQGYRLYQGRRTGKNVQDNWLTSCYEVFYILQNMVFNHAHVQEGHSASLNGTAWMMEKSFLKDYGFSAELLTEDIELSTIALLHGEKIGYVHEAFVYDEYPAKLKTAWIQLKRWVFGQLQCMRKYTWQLLKETVIHRSLSCLDMVVILVFPLIVVLFFAIVIGMYFLQAGFARWLGKSILWILLVAYGLMLIVWSFAIRKNGSKLVELWKGMVFFPGFIFLFILLIVLNLFRKKIEWQAVVHDRKLRIEDMK
- a CDS encoding type II toxin-antitoxin system YafQ family toxin, which translates into the protein MQSYFFKCIILTNKKTDLKRMKKRGYDLSLLTDILNLPATGKPLPEKNKDHTLTGNFKEYREYHIAPDWLLIYEIFDGELILYLTRTGTHSDLF
- a CDS encoding FMN-binding protein, which codes for MKKKEFSSVYKTVLLVALCAICGFVLSLINALTAPKIAENAIASVKSTLEKIWSGATFSDVSSQYLAKDKTGLITGVYEAKDKGLAFTLKVKGYNADGFTFIVGFNNDGTVAGYSAIEENETKGKGSKAFDSDYVEKMKKLTSKDSVELISGATVTTAGVSDGFNAAKAVFNEAKGIRYDPNAKPKEAEKPKVKALKDSDFSSNEAKCTKKSKGVYACEAKGFEGVSKATITLEGNKVKNVVVDSFGDTEGVGDKATEATELKKYEAATMDSTIDATSGATLSSNALKAMVYKALQEASK
- a CDS encoding FAD-dependent oxidoreductase, whose product is MKNGFKRVLTTFLVATLLVACTSKKASVSLKAGTYSASAKGKNGNVTVEVEFDTSSIKSVKVKQQQETPDIAAGALKKIPEEIVKKQSVEVDTVSGATITSNAIINAVKDTVKQAGGSDDTFTGKQSATKKETQKYEADIVIVGAGAAGLSAALRATQAGVKVLVVEKASSIGFSNGAIAGGPATASNKVQAAEKQEVSVETLFKKQYAWSRGTVNALLLKKVVEEGGPLIDDMVKMGLKATLRPDNYGAGFRARLKLEEKGEGRFKFIQNYVEKQGGKFLFNTTGEHVVLNDKGIVTGIKGKTSTGAPVEVKAKAVLLSTGGYLGNKKLLAEKFGHVGVVPLGSTLSTGDGLAMAKEAGGVEEKNSFSLIFNEFAGENEKSEGWRKNDNLKYAIYGGLLVNGNGDRFMNEEIMATKPLAGGEETLRQGYFYSIIDQDYLNGMSSVGVYEYLGKPEGWYVGKMTQKGKVLKAKGEQLDKAIKQGWAFKADTIEELAKKVNMPNLTKTVNTYNKMATNKKDTMFYKSSYFMTPISKGPFYAFQYQSSAWGTLGGVKVDDQLRVIKADFKAIPGLYAAGVDAGSAFTTPYYDNEGAAFGTSLSSGGLAGKEMAKYVKKVK